Proteins encoded in a region of the Gulosibacter sediminis genome:
- a CDS encoding VOC family protein — MSRPLGTSTWLDLNSTDLAAAKEFYTGLFGWRFDDAGEGFGHYNMVYNGDALVGGAMDVSGMTCPAGDPLPSSWSVYLAVDDVDARVATALEHGATVVVEPCDAGDSGRFAVVLDPTGAAIGLWSAGTIDGYEFTGKPGSPVWFEDMSLEFDRSSEFFTKVFGANLVPMSEPMEGDSFPYATNGTPDSATWGLCDAAGFMPAEAAGWRIYFGVEASDAAIARVQELGGTVLDGPTDSPFGRIATIADPTGATFQISAMSEAVPEA, encoded by the coding sequence ATGTCTCGTCCACTCGGCACCTCGACCTGGCTCGACCTCAACTCGACCGATTTGGCCGCCGCCAAGGAGTTCTACACCGGCCTGTTCGGCTGGCGGTTCGACGACGCCGGTGAGGGCTTCGGCCACTACAACATGGTCTACAACGGCGACGCACTCGTCGGCGGCGCCATGGACGTCTCGGGCATGACCTGTCCGGCCGGCGACCCGCTGCCCTCGTCGTGGAGCGTCTACCTCGCGGTTGACGATGTGGATGCCCGGGTCGCGACGGCGCTCGAGCACGGCGCCACCGTCGTGGTCGAGCCCTGTGATGCCGGTGACTCCGGCCGCTTCGCCGTGGTCCTCGATCCGACTGGGGCCGCGATCGGGCTTTGGAGCGCCGGGACGATCGACGGCTACGAGTTCACCGGCAAACCGGGATCCCCCGTGTGGTTCGAAGACATGAGCCTCGAGTTCGATCGCTCGAGTGAGTTCTTCACGAAGGTGTTCGGCGCCAACCTCGTGCCGATGAGCGAGCCAATGGAGGGTGACAGCTTCCCCTACGCGACGAACGGCACGCCCGACAGCGCAACCTGGGGTCTCTGCGACGCTGCCGGCTTCATGCCCGCCGAGGCCGCGGGCTGGCGCATCTACTTTGGCGTCGAGGCGAGCGACGCGGCGATCGCCCGCGTGCAGGAACTCGGCGGCACGGTGCTTGACGGGCCGACCGATTCTCCCTTCGGGCGCATCGCCACGATCGCCGACCCTACCGGCGCGACCTTCCAGATCTCGGCCATGAGCGAGGCGGTCCCCGAGGCCTAG
- a CDS encoding helix-turn-helix transcriptional regulator, translating into MTTDAAAAHLAAVDAAVEFAIERRGLLTARDLADHAGYSPFHFSRLFLARTGIGPGQYLSALRIDAAKRLLLADRDPVIDIAAAVGFDSLSSFSRRFKESVGVAPARLRRLADEVADRPPQPFALVPDAPASARVRLDLPPEFSPRGDAGVWIGWYPQPAPIGLPKAGMLAAGVPEVTLPLAPSAPYLLGFAVEAHSEAPEQLVPARPMVAVHPSPITGPCEVTLRFAAAMPGQVPLLSALPALCRHVRA; encoded by the coding sequence GTGACCACCGACGCAGCTGCCGCACACCTGGCCGCGGTGGATGCAGCCGTCGAGTTCGCGATTGAGCGGCGTGGCTTGCTCACTGCCCGCGACCTTGCCGACCATGCCGGTTACAGCCCGTTTCACTTTTCACGGCTCTTTCTCGCCCGCACCGGAATTGGCCCCGGGCAATACCTCTCTGCCCTGCGCATCGACGCGGCGAAGCGGCTCCTGCTCGCCGATCGCGACCCCGTGATTGACATCGCGGCGGCGGTCGGATTTGACTCGCTGTCGAGCTTCAGCCGCCGGTTCAAGGAGTCGGTTGGCGTCGCGCCCGCGCGGCTGCGCCGGCTCGCCGACGAGGTCGCCGACCGCCCACCGCAGCCGTTCGCGCTCGTGCCGGATGCTCCGGCCTCGGCCCGCGTTCGGCTCGACTTGCCGCCCGAGTTCAGCCCGCGCGGCGACGCCGGCGTCTGGATCGGCTGGTATCCGCAGCCCGCGCCGATCGGCCTGCCTAAGGCAGGGATGCTCGCTGCCGGAGTCCCGGAGGTCACGCTGCCCCTGGCGCCGAGCGCTCCGTACCTGCTCGGGTTCGCGGTCGAGGCCCACAGCGAGGCGCCCGAGCAACTCGTGCCCGCGCGGCCGATGGTCGCGGTGCATCCGAGCCCGATCACCGGGCCGTGCGAGGTGACGCTGCGATTCGCGGCCGCAATGCCGGGGCAAGTGCCGCTGCTGTCGGCGCTTCCGGCGCTGTGCCGGCACGTTCGGGCGTAA
- a CDS encoding VOC family protein, producing MSIRLDNVGIAVADLDAAVAFFTDLGLQEIGRDEVEGEWTDTAVGLDGNHAKIAMLRTLDRHNKIELFEYLHPDAIAREPILPNEIGMHRVALQVDDLEAALEIAARHGCMPLRGVANYRDIFLLTYVRGPSGIIVMLAQQLAS from the coding sequence ATGAGCATCAGACTCGACAATGTTGGCATCGCCGTGGCCGATCTCGACGCGGCGGTCGCGTTTTTCACTGACCTTGGGCTCCAGGAAATCGGCCGCGACGAGGTCGAAGGCGAGTGGACCGACACCGCCGTGGGGCTCGACGGCAACCACGCGAAGATCGCGATGCTGCGCACCCTCGACAGACACAACAAGATTGAGCTCTTCGAGTACCTCCACCCCGATGCGATCGCCCGCGAACCGATACTGCCGAACGAGATCGGCATGCACCGCGTCGCGCTGCAGGTCGACGACCTCGAGGCGGCGCTCGAGATCGCGGCCCGGCACGGCTGCATGCCACTGCGCGGCGTCGCCAACTACCGTGACATCTTCCTGCTCACCTACGTGCGCGGACCGAGCGGCATCATCGTGATGCTCGCGCAGCAGCTCGCGTCGTAG
- a CDS encoding TetR/AcrR family transcriptional regulator: protein MTSDTTRNSERTRREILTAARDELKVRGMAMSLQHVATTAGISKSGLLHHFASKNELLLAVLEDYLVNIRQGVRDYVDLSENRPGKTLRAYVRALCEPESALRVEFANFADISMHLGDVDGVEALEEEDNLYWREFLANDGLDPDRILLVRYAAEGLASASCYDASVVTDDLPRALPLLLRMTEA, encoded by the coding sequence GTGACGAGTGACACAACGCGCAATTCCGAGCGCACGCGACGCGAGATCCTGACCGCGGCGCGCGACGAGCTCAAGGTGCGGGGCATGGCCATGTCGCTGCAACACGTCGCGACCACCGCTGGCATTTCGAAGAGCGGTCTGCTGCACCACTTCGCGAGCAAAAACGAGCTGCTACTCGCGGTGCTCGAGGACTACCTCGTTAATATCCGCCAGGGAGTGCGCGACTACGTCGACCTCTCCGAGAACCGCCCGGGCAAGACGCTCCGCGCCTACGTGCGCGCACTGTGCGAGCCTGAGTCAGCCCTGCGGGTCGAGTTCGCGAACTTTGCTGACATCAGCATGCACCTCGGCGACGTCGACGGTGTCGAGGCGCTCGAAGAAGAAGACAACCTCTACTGGCGCGAGTTCCTCGCCAACGACGGGCTTGACCCCGACCGCATCCTGCTCGTGCGCTACGCCGCGGAGGGACTCGCGAGCGCGAGCTGCTACGACGCATCCGTGGTGACCGACGACCTGCCCCGGGCGCTGCCGCTGTTGCTGCGCATGACCGAGGCGTAG